One Ignavibacteria bacterium genomic window carries:
- a CDS encoding heavy metal translocating P-type ATPase, whose translation MRIDKQEVEKSFQVGGVDCPVCATEVQKELSKLDGIISANIDIESSKISVKIKSYQTSIEDVEKTLSQLGLQIHKEGSRQTSIFYVEGMDCANEERVVREALKVIDGIDDIKFDLVNQRLIVVHRIAEGKIIQALRSIGFNAEIYHNKLHLKSAHQKKKTYQIFFIALSSLFVIAGMISEYLELPASITIALFAISVLSGGYKIFHKAFLSAKKLIIDINVLMSLAVFGALIIGKYAEAAVVMLLYAVSLQLESFSIDKAKSSINKLIALIPEYSTVKRGNDFIAIPTTEVRIGDLILIKPGEKIPVDGIVIDGSSVINQSPITGESKLIAKVRGDHCYAGTINQKGTLIIEATSTYKDSHFSKILALLEEATTNSKSELQRVVDVFAKYYTPVVVFLAFVISLYSYFIDQQELYSSIYKGLILLVISCPCALVISTPVAILSSLARAAKFGALFKGGIFLENLHRVDAVAFDKTGTLTEGNLKIEKIIPLKDISEDDLIQIAYNLEIRSEHSIADAIVNYAKEKNFEAEVIEDFKVEVGAVSGIYKNRKYKIGQPKLFQKLLKDDQKQIVNNLEETGYTVIVLIEEDTPIGLICLIDSLRESIKKTVESLRKEGVKEFFILSGDNKSIVEKVASEVGIEKYFAELKPSDKVELIDDLRKNYPMIAMIGDGLNDAPALKKASIGIAMGKIGVDATIESSDITLIGDDIAKLPKLFRLSRKTVKTIKENISLSISIKFAFVILAFLGYASMWGAIFADMGTSLIVIFNSLRLLKTEI comes from the coding sequence ATGAGAATTGATAAGCAAGAAGTTGAAAAATCCTTTCAAGTTGGCGGAGTTGATTGCCCCGTTTGTGCAACCGAAGTTCAAAAAGAACTTTCAAAACTCGATGGAATTATATCGGCAAATATTGATATTGAAAGTTCAAAGATTTCGGTTAAAATTAAATCTTATCAAACTTCAATCGAGGATGTAGAAAAAACTCTATCCCAACTTGGGTTGCAAATTCATAAAGAGGGCAGCAGACAAACTTCGATTTTTTATGTTGAAGGAATGGATTGTGCAAATGAAGAGCGAGTGGTCCGAGAAGCTTTGAAAGTTATAGATGGAATTGATGATATAAAGTTTGATCTGGTTAATCAGCGATTAATTGTTGTTCATCGAATCGCGGAAGGTAAAATTATTCAGGCACTTCGATCAATTGGATTTAATGCAGAGATTTATCATAATAAACTTCATTTGAAATCAGCTCATCAAAAGAAAAAAACTTACCAGATATTTTTTATCGCTCTTTCGAGTTTGTTTGTAATTGCTGGAATGATTTCAGAATATTTAGAATTACCAGCATCAATAACTATCGCATTATTTGCAATCTCAGTTTTGAGCGGCGGATACAAAATCTTTCATAAGGCGTTTTTATCTGCGAAGAAATTAATTATAGATATAAATGTTTTGATGTCGCTTGCTGTATTTGGTGCATTAATAATCGGTAAATATGCGGAAGCAGCGGTTGTAATGTTGCTTTATGCAGTTTCTCTTCAACTTGAAAGTTTTTCAATTGACAAAGCCAAAAGCTCAATTAATAAACTGATCGCTTTAATTCCTGAGTATTCAACGGTCAAACGAGGGAATGATTTTATTGCAATTCCTACAACTGAAGTTAGAATAGGCGATTTAATTTTAATTAAACCTGGTGAAAAAATTCCAGTCGATGGAATTGTTATTGATGGCTCATCAGTGATAAATCAATCGCCAATTACAGGAGAATCGAAATTAATCGCAAAAGTTAGAGGTGACCACTGCTATGCAGGAACAATAAACCAGAAAGGCACACTGATAATTGAAGCAACTTCAACTTATAAAGATTCTCACTTCTCAAAAATTCTTGCTTTACTCGAAGAGGCAACAACAAATTCAAAATCGGAACTTCAACGAGTTGTTGATGTCTTTGCGAAATATTACACTCCAGTGGTTGTCTTTCTTGCCTTCGTAATTTCTTTATATTCTTATTTTATTGATCAACAGGAATTGTACTCTTCAATTTACAAAGGATTAATTTTGTTGGTCATATCATGTCCTTGCGCTCTTGTAATTTCAACACCCGTTGCAATACTTTCTTCTTTAGCAAGGGCAGCTAAATTTGGCGCATTATTCAAAGGTGGAATTTTTCTCGAAAATTTACATCGTGTAGATGCTGTCGCATTCGACAAAACTGGAACTTTAACTGAAGGAAATTTGAAGATTGAGAAAATTATTCCTCTGAAAGATATAAGTGAAGACGATTTAATCCAGATTGCTTATAACCTTGAGATTAGATCTGAACACTCGATAGCAGATGCAATTGTCAATTATGCAAAAGAGAAAAATTTTGAAGCTGAGGTTATTGAAGATTTTAAAGTTGAGGTAGGTGCAGTCTCGGGAATTTATAAAAATAGAAAATATAAAATTGGTCAACCAAAGTTATTTCAGAAATTATTAAAAGATGATCAAAAACAGATTGTGAATAATTTGGAAGAGACTGGTTATACAGTTATAGTATTAATTGAAGAGGATACACCAATTGGATTGATTTGTTTAATTGATTCATTGCGTGAGAGCATAAAGAAAACAGTAGAATCTTTGCGAAAAGAAGGAGTGAAAGAATTTTTCATTCTCAGTGGTGATAATAAAAGCATTGTTGAAAAAGTTGCTTCAGAAGTTGGCATCGAAAAATATTTTGCCGAGTTGAAACCTTCTGATAAAGTAGAATTAATTGATGACTTGAGAAAAAATTATCCAATGATTGCAATGATTGGAGATGGATTAAATGATGCACCGGCTTTGAAAAAAGCATCAATTGGAATAGCTATGGGGAAAATTGGAGTAGATGCAACTATTGAAAGCTCTGATATAACTTTAATTGGAGATGATATCGCAAAACTTCCAAAACTATTCAGATTGAGCAGAAAGACAGTAAAAACAATAAAAGAAAACATTTCACTCTCGATCTCAATCAAATTTGCTTTTGTTATTCTTGCATTTTTAGGATATGCCTCAATGTGGGGAGCCATTTTTGCTGATATGGGCACTTCTTTGATAGTAATTTTTAACAGCTTGAGGTTGTTGAAAACTGAAATTTGA
- the priA gene encoding primosomal protein N', whose product MKESRSPKKLVELVFAIPTERTFYYSVPDELIDLAQVGVRAVAPIGKRILTGFIVNVIDEKEYQKELEKISFKELKEIEDILDPIPFFDEKFLNFARWVADYYFASLGEVLEAAVPAGTDIESKKVIVVDPNYIFEEIKNTDPKRTNYLKLLRLLSEKEEHSFSELKKKLKKEGIQSNINYYLSKLEKKGLASIFLEKRKPIVKVKKEKVVELGDLSIEEFSELVSKLEKRSIKQVNVLVTLFASKDKKMRQAELIEKTKASAQVIKALAKKKFVKISEVEVKREYVELYQEEKRDFKLTEDQTKAIDIISKSIDENKFEIFLIHGVTASGKTQIYLELIDKIIQLGKTALYLVPEIALTPQIIRRIKNRFGNLVGVLHSRLSPGERFDEWRSVIKQEYKIVLGPRSAVFAPLKNIGLIIVDEEHDSSYKQSESSPYYHGRDTAIMRGKVENAVVVLGSATPSLESYFNALSGKYKLIELKKRIDNALMPVINLIDLRKEKEENRMVGSFSQTMIDKIKWTLAKNEKVIILQNRRGFATYVICPDCGYTELCKNCSVTLTYHLVKKEYVCHYCNYSKKELSACPVCGSLEIKYKGIGTQRVEDELEQIIPGSKIARMDLDTTQKKYSFSRILNDFGEGKYNILLGTQMVAKGLDFPDVTFVGVISAESTMLIPDFRSSEKTFQLLSQVAGRAGRSQLQGEVAIQTYRPESYTLQYVQQNDYYGFYQREIIEREQAKYPPFYKLALIEFKSPNINQVKRAATEFHKFLNYDKKIIQVLGPAPAYISKISGRYRWHIIIKSNRAYDPNGAYLHSVLKKALNEFHLKVKKISNVRLIVDIDPVSTI is encoded by the coding sequence ATGAAAGAATCTCGATCTCCGAAAAAATTAGTCGAACTTGTTTTTGCTATACCAACAGAGAGGACATTTTACTATTCAGTTCCAGATGAACTAATCGATCTTGCTCAAGTTGGTGTTAGAGCTGTTGCTCCCATAGGCAAAAGAATTTTAACAGGATTTATTGTTAATGTAATTGATGAAAAAGAGTATCAAAAAGAACTGGAAAAAATTTCATTTAAAGAATTAAAAGAGATTGAAGACATCTTAGATCCAATTCCTTTTTTCGATGAAAAGTTTTTGAATTTTGCACGATGGGTGGCAGATTATTACTTTGCCTCACTGGGTGAAGTACTGGAAGCAGCTGTACCAGCAGGGACAGATATTGAATCAAAAAAAGTCATTGTTGTTGATCCAAATTATATTTTCGAAGAGATTAAAAACACAGATCCAAAACGTACCAATTATCTCAAACTACTCAGATTGCTTTCTGAAAAAGAAGAACATTCTTTTTCTGAGCTTAAGAAGAAATTGAAGAAAGAAGGAATTCAATCAAACATAAATTATTACCTCAGTAAACTTGAGAAAAAAGGTCTTGCCTCAATTTTTCTTGAAAAGCGAAAACCAATTGTTAAAGTAAAAAAAGAAAAAGTAGTTGAATTAGGTGATTTAAGCATTGAAGAATTTTCTGAGCTTGTAAGCAAACTTGAAAAAAGATCTATTAAACAAGTTAATGTTCTGGTTACGCTTTTTGCTTCAAAGGATAAAAAGATGCGTCAAGCTGAGTTAATTGAAAAAACAAAGGCAAGTGCTCAAGTGATCAAAGCTCTTGCAAAAAAGAAATTTGTGAAAATCTCTGAAGTCGAAGTTAAGAGAGAATATGTTGAGTTGTATCAGGAAGAGAAAAGAGATTTCAAATTGACTGAAGATCAAACCAAAGCAATTGACATAATTTCGAAATCAATCGATGAAAATAAATTTGAAATTTTCCTTATTCATGGCGTTACAGCAAGCGGCAAGACTCAGATTTATCTTGAATTGATTGATAAAATAATTCAATTGGGAAAAACAGCTCTCTATCTTGTACCTGAAATTGCACTGACACCGCAAATCATACGAAGAATTAAAAATAGATTTGGAAATCTGGTTGGAGTACTTCACAGCAGACTTTCACCAGGGGAAAGATTTGATGAATGGCGTTCGGTAATTAAGCAAGAATATAAAATTGTTCTCGGACCACGTTCCGCAGTTTTTGCTCCGCTTAAGAATATTGGATTAATTATCGTAGACGAGGAACATGATTCATCTTACAAACAGTCAGAAAGTTCACCATATTATCATGGCAGAGATACGGCAATAATGCGAGGTAAAGTCGAGAACGCAGTCGTGGTTTTAGGTTCTGCTACTCCATCACTTGAGTCTTATTTTAATGCTTTGAGCGGGAAGTATAAACTAATCGAACTTAAAAAGAGAATTGATAATGCATTAATGCCAGTGATTAATTTAATTGATTTAAGGAAAGAGAAAGAAGAAAACCGAATGGTTGGATCTTTTTCTCAAACAATGATAGATAAAATCAAGTGGACGCTGGCGAAAAATGAAAAGGTTATTATTCTCCAGAACAGAAGAGGATTTGCAACTTATGTAATTTGTCCAGATTGCGGATACACTGAGTTGTGTAAAAATTGTTCAGTGACTTTAACCTATCATCTTGTGAAAAAGGAATATGTTTGTCATTACTGCAATTATTCAAAGAAAGAATTATCAGCTTGTCCTGTTTGTGGAAGTCTTGAAATTAAATATAAAGGTATCGGCACTCAACGTGTAGAAGATGAGCTTGAACAAATTATTCCAGGTTCAAAAATCGCCCGAATGGATTTGGATACAACTCAGAAAAAATATTCTTTCAGTCGAATATTAAATGACTTCGGAGAGGGTAAGTATAATATTCTGCTCGGTACACAGATGGTCGCTAAAGGACTTGATTTCCCTGATGTAACTTTTGTCGGCGTAATTTCAGCGGAATCGACGATGCTAATTCCTGACTTTCGTTCGTCGGAAAAAACTTTTCAACTTTTATCTCAAGTGGCGGGTCGCGCCGGCAGAAGTCAATTGCAAGGTGAAGTTGCAATTCAAACATACAGGCCAGAGAGTTACACTCTTCAGTATGTGCAGCAAAATGATTATTACGGTTTTTATCAAAGAGAAATTATCGAACGAGAACAGGCAAAATATCCGCCGTTTTATAAATTAGCTTTAATTGAATTTAAGAGTCCAAATATCAATCAGGTGAAAAGAGCAGCCACTGAATTTCACAAATTTTTGAATTATGATAAAAAAATCATTCAGGTACTTGGACCAGCTCCTGCTTATATTTCCAAAATTTCTGGAAGATATCGCTGGCATATAATTATTAAGAGTAATCGAGCTTATGATCCAAATGGCGCTTATCTTCACAGTGTGCTAAAAAAAGCTTTAAATGAATTTCATCTGAAAGTAAAAAAAATTTCTAATGTCCGATTAATTGTTGATATTGATCCTGTCTCTACTATTTGA
- a CDS encoding S9 family peptidase, with protein sequence MKRILTLIILVLVMLNNSYSQQPPIIDRELFFGDPEISGAQLSPDGKYLTFLKQYNKIRNIWIKKVDEPFENARPITADTKRAVTNYFWSEDSKFILYVQDKDGDENFRIYAVNPFEPGDPVPPAKNLTPYENVRAMIIDVPKKTPKEIIVALNDRDPSLHDVYRLNILTGERKLLYENKENIAGWETDLDGNLRLAIRQTEDGGTEILKLENGKLIKIYEVNFEETAYPVRFSKDGKSFYLATNKGSKRDKIQLELFDLKTGKTKLIDKDPLDEVDFAGALFSDITNELLMTYYVGEKVRYYPKEKKFKKDFETLLTQVPDGNIGFMSITNDENLWLVSVSSDIDPGSVYLFDRRTGKAQFVYKSRPNLPSEWLSEMKPVKYTARDGMTIYGYLTIPKGLEPKNLPVVMLIHGGPWARDNWGYNPIAQFLANRGYAVFQPNFRGSTGYGKKYLNAGNKQWGRGSMQHDITDAVNFLIKEGIADPKRVAIAGGSYGGYATLAGLAFTPDLYACGFDIVGPSNIITLLNSIPPYWKPVQKTFAIRVGAKDNPEERKMLEEQSPLNYATEIKAPLYVVQGANDPRVKKAESDQIVAALRDLGRDVEYMLAPDEGHGYLNELNRLAMFTAMEKFFAKHLKGRVQEDVREEIQKKLDELIVDISKVEAPKKVDFDKSEISKLEFNPDKMFIGELNYQSDFELMGQKYHLEINRKIEKAIFEGKDVIRIIEQTEGIMSAYDTLDLDAKTLFPIRRYLVQGQGSISLKFEKDKVTGLIKFGPQEMPINANVEKPVLSGGAGTELAISTLPLSVGYKTELQQFDFMSGQAEKYLLEVADKEKVKIGEKEFEAYKVNLISQSDNEIKQSLWYDVKDQTLVKVQTKLPPQAGGGYLIYELTD encoded by the coding sequence ATGAAGAGAATTTTAACTCTAATTATTTTAGTATTAGTTATGTTAAATAATTCATATTCACAGCAGCCACCGATAATAGATCGAGAACTTTTCTTTGGCGATCCTGAAATATCAGGTGCCCAACTTTCTCCCGATGGGAAATATCTCACCTTTCTGAAACAGTATAATAAAATCAGAAATATTTGGATTAAAAAAGTTGATGAACCTTTCGAAAACGCAAGACCAATAACTGCTGACACCAAAAGAGCGGTTACAAATTATTTCTGGTCGGAAGATTCAAAATTTATTTTGTATGTTCAGGATAAAGATGGTGATGAGAATTTCCGCATTTATGCAGTAAATCCATTTGAACCTGGTGATCCTGTCCCGCCTGCCAAAAATTTAACTCCCTACGAAAATGTTCGAGCAATGATAATTGATGTACCTAAGAAGACACCCAAAGAAATTATTGTTGCATTAAACGATCGAGACCCATCTCTACACGATGTTTATAGACTAAATATCCTAACAGGAGAACGAAAACTTCTCTATGAAAACAAAGAAAACATCGCAGGCTGGGAAACTGATCTGGATGGAAATTTAAGACTGGCAATTCGTCAAACTGAAGATGGCGGAACAGAAATTCTAAAACTTGAAAATGGAAAACTCATTAAAATTTATGAAGTAAATTTCGAAGAGACTGCCTACCCTGTCCGTTTTTCAAAGGATGGAAAATCATTTTACTTAGCCACAAACAAAGGTTCGAAAAGAGATAAAATCCAGCTTGAACTTTTTGATTTGAAGACAGGCAAAACAAAGTTAATTGATAAAGACCCGCTTGATGAAGTTGATTTTGCCGGTGCGCTCTTCTCTGACATAACTAATGAACTTTTGATGACTTACTATGTTGGCGAGAAAGTCCGTTATTATCCAAAAGAAAAGAAATTCAAAAAAGATTTTGAAACATTATTAACTCAAGTCCCTGATGGCAATATTGGTTTTATGTCAATCACAAACGATGAAAATTTGTGGTTAGTTTCTGTTTCAAGTGATATTGATCCTGGATCAGTTTATTTATTTGATAGAAGAACAGGTAAAGCACAATTTGTTTATAAGTCAAGACCAAATCTTCCAAGTGAATGGCTCTCTGAAATGAAGCCAGTTAAATACACAGCAAGAGATGGAATGACAATTTATGGTTATTTAACTATTCCAAAAGGACTTGAACCAAAGAACTTACCAGTAGTAATGTTAATTCATGGTGGTCCATGGGCAAGAGACAACTGGGGTTACAACCCAATTGCTCAATTTTTAGCGAATAGAGGTTATGCTGTATTTCAACCCAACTTTAGAGGCTCAACTGGTTACGGCAAAAAATACTTAAATGCCGGAAATAAACAATGGGGTCGTGGTTCGATGCAGCACGATATTACCGACGCCGTGAATTTTTTAATTAAAGAAGGAATTGCTGATCCGAAGCGAGTTGCAATTGCTGGTGGTTCTTACGGAGGATATGCAACTCTCGCAGGACTTGCATTCACACCAGATTTGTATGCATGCGGTTTTGATATTGTTGGACCATCAAACATCATTACACTTTTGAATTCAATTCCGCCATATTGGAAACCCGTACAAAAAACTTTCGCAATCCGAGTTGGTGCTAAAGATAATCCTGAAGAACGAAAGATGTTAGAAGAACAATCACCGCTTAATTATGCAACTGAAATTAAAGCTCCATTATATGTCGTTCAAGGTGCAAATGACCCGAGAGTTAAAAAGGCAGAGTCTGATCAGATTGTTGCAGCATTGAGAGACCTGGGAAGAGATGTTGAGTATATGCTCGCTCCTGACGAAGGACACGGTTACTTAAACGAACTAAATCGACTTGCTATGTTCACTGCAATGGAAAAATTCTTTGCCAAACATTTAAAGGGAAGAGTGCAGGAAGATGTTCGAGAAGAAATTCAGAAAAAACTTGACGAACTAATAGTTGATATTTCAAAAGTTGAAGCACCCAAGAAAGTTGATTTTGATAAGTCAGAAATTTCAAAACTTGAATTCAATCCTGATAAAATGTTTATCGGAGAATTAAATTATCAATCTGATTTTGAATTGATGGGACAGAAATATCATCTGGAAATTAACAGGAAAATTGAAAAAGCAATTTTTGAAGGGAAAGATGTAATTAGAATTATTGAACAGACTGAAGGAATTATGAGCGCCTACGATACTCTTGATCTCGATGCAAAAACATTATTCCCAATAAGAAGATACCTTGTTCAGGGACAGGGCTCTATTTCATTGAAATTTGAAAAAGACAAAGTGACAGGCTTGATAAAATTCGGTCCTCAAGAAATGCCGATTAATGCAAATGTTGAGAAACCTGTTCTATCTGGAGGTGCTGGAACTGAGCTTGCGATTTCAACTCTGCCTTTGAGCGTTGGTTATAAAACTGAATTGCAACAATTTGATTTTATGTCAGGTCAAGCTGAAAAGTATCTATTGGAAGTTGCAGATAAAGAAAAAGTAAAAATTGGCGAAAAAGAATTTGAAGCTTATAAAGTAAACTTGATATCTCAGAGTGATAACGAGATTAAACAATCTCTCTGGTATGATGTAAAAGATCAAACGCTTGTCAAAGTTCAAACAAAATTACCTCCACAGGCTGGTGGTGGTTATTTAATTTATGAACTGACGGATTAA
- a CDS encoding winged helix-turn-helix transcriptional regulator — translation MNSIFNPENQNKTIDGKIVAALERISESFRVLLWEKAKIVKLSPIQIQILIFIKYHKPEFCTVNYLAEEFNMSPPTISDAVKILIQKNLIKKITNSTDKRISHLYLTRKGEKVFSEAASFVQPLLKTVTKLNSAEKETLLSSLLQIINELNSQEIVITQRMCFTCVYLKKEDGEFYCNLLEMKLKLKDLRIDCPEHQAIS, via the coding sequence ATGAACTCAATCTTTAATCCCGAAAATCAAAACAAAACTATTGATGGAAAAATTGTTGCCGCATTGGAGAGAATTTCTGAATCTTTCCGAGTTCTATTATGGGAAAAAGCGAAGATTGTAAAACTAAGTCCAATTCAAATTCAAATTTTAATTTTCATAAAATATCACAAGCCTGAGTTTTGTACTGTAAATTATCTCGCTGAAGAATTTAATATGTCTCCTCCAACAATCAGTGATGCCGTTAAGATACTAATCCAAAAAAATTTGATTAAAAAGATTACGAATTCAACTGACAAAAGAATTAGTCATTTATACTTAACCCGCAAAGGTGAAAAAGTTTTTTCAGAAGCAGCATCATTTGTTCAACCTTTGCTTAAAACAGTCACAAAATTAAATTCGGCTGAGAAAGAAACCTTATTGTCATCTCTTTTACAAATAATAAATGAATTAAACTCTCAGGAAATTGTAATCACACAAAGGATGTGCTTTACCTGTGTTTATCTAAAGAAAGAGGATGGAGAATTTTATTGTAATCTTCTTGAGATGAAATTAAAACTAAAAGATTTAAGGATAGACTGCCCGGAACATCAAGCCATCAGTTGA
- a CDS encoding M48 family metallopeptidase: MDKSKVYNKIKITIEIISLILNLLLIIVLIFTPLSKFLETKIYEYTSNDYIAFILFSLSIGILNSIYSIPLSFYSGYIIEHKFKLSNQRFWDWVIEKLKSTAVSFLISLPLILLFYYLLKNYELWWLFIAIAVFFFSILLARIAPTLIFPIFYKFNPLNDENLKNKLTELCKKFGINFEGIYTFNLSKTTKKANAGFTGIFKSKRIILSDTLIENFTDDEILTVFAHELGHYKKRHIIKNVLIGFIVTTITFYLVNQLYISLIFGLGFKSVDQISALPILFLIMSIFSLIMMPVTNSVSRKFEYEADEFAVKSTGDKNSFISSLQKLSRINLADENPNPIIEFIFYSHPSIQKRIKRIKQIS, from the coding sequence ATGGATAAATCAAAAGTTTATAATAAAATTAAAATTACAATTGAAATCATAAGTTTAATACTAAATTTACTTCTAATCATTGTTTTGATATTTACACCGCTTTCAAAATTTCTCGAAACAAAAATTTATGAGTACACCTCAAACGATTACATTGCGTTCATTCTTTTTTCACTGAGCATTGGAATATTAAACTCTATCTACTCAATTCCTTTAAGTTTCTATTCAGGTTATATTATTGAACACAAATTCAAATTATCAAATCAGCGATTCTGGGATTGGGTTATAGAAAAACTAAAATCCACTGCTGTTTCGTTTTTAATTTCTTTGCCTCTTATTCTTCTTTTTTACTATCTATTAAAAAATTACGAACTCTGGTGGTTGTTTATCGCAATCGCTGTATTTTTCTTTTCAATTTTACTTGCCCGAATTGCTCCGACTTTAATCTTTCCAATCTTTTACAAATTCAATCCGCTAAATGATGAAAACCTAAAAAACAAATTGACCGAACTTTGCAAAAAATTCGGAATTAACTTCGAAGGTATTTATACATTTAACCTGAGCAAAACAACAAAAAAAGCTAATGCGGGTTTTACAGGAATTTTTAAATCCAAAAGAATTATACTGAGCGATACTTTAATTGAAAATTTCACAGACGATGAAATTCTAACAGTATTTGCTCATGAACTGGGTCATTATAAAAAGAGACATATCATAAAAAATGTTTTAATTGGCTTTATAGTTACAACAATTACTTTTTATTTAGTTAATCAACTTTACATTTCCTTAATCTTCGGGTTGGGTTTCAAATCTGTTGATCAGATATCAGCACTGCCCATTCTTTTCTTGATTATGAGTATCTTTTCTTTAATAATGATGCCCGTAACAAATTCCGTATCGAGAAAATTTGAGTATGAAGCTGATGAGTTCGCTGTAAAATCAACAGGTGATAAAAATTCATTTATCTCATCTCTTCAAAAACTTTCCAGAATAAACTTAGCTGATGAAAATCCAAACCCAATAATAGAATTCATTTTCTACAGCCATCCTTCCATTCAAAAAAGAATTAAACGAATAAAACAAATTTCTTGA
- a CDS encoding NAD(P)-dependent oxidoreductase — translation MKISVIGAGLMGGAIAQKLFEHKNDVIVFNRTKEKLEKLKSLVIKIAETPLEALENSNVIILMLADANAINSVLINDDVLNKVGGKLIIQMGTILPEESKTFQKIFEEKGAEYFEAPVLGSVPQILSENLIVLVGSTKEQFEKHRGIFSAFSKDVYHIGEIGKAAAIKLAFNNLIASLIPAFSLSFGIVKKTNINPEIFMEILRKSALYAPTFDSKLPMIMQEDFSKANFPAKHMLKDGRLIEQYASQLNLNTKVINALNSVLEETVKSGYAEQDYSSVYKAIVK, via the coding sequence ATGAAAATTTCAGTAATTGGTGCTGGCTTAATGGGTGGAGCCATTGCTCAAAAATTATTCGAACATAAAAATGATGTTATTGTTTTCAATCGCACAAAAGAAAAGTTAGAAAAACTAAAATCATTGGTAATTAAAATTGCAGAAACTCCTCTTGAAGCCTTAGAAAACTCAAATGTGATAATCTTAATGTTAGCCGATGCCAATGCAATTAATTCGGTTTTAATAAATGATGATGTTTTAAATAAAGTAGGCGGTAAACTTATTATTCAAATGGGAACAATCTTGCCAGAAGAAAGCAAAACATTCCAGAAAATTTTCGAAGAAAAAGGAGCTGAGTACTTTGAAGCTCCAGTCCTTGGAAGCGTTCCACAAATTTTAAGTGAAAATTTGATTGTTTTAGTCGGTTCAACAAAAGAACAATTTGAAAAACACAGAGGAATTTTTTCTGCTTTCAGTAAAGATGTTTATCATATTGGTGAAATTGGAAAAGCAGCCGCAATTAAGCTCGCCTTCAATAATTTAATTGCATCGCTTATCCCGGCTTTTTCATTAAGTTTTGGTATTGTGAAGAAAACAAACATAAATCCTGAAATATTTATGGAAATATTGAGAAAGAGCGCACTTTACGCACCGACATTTGACAGTAAATTACCAATGATAATGCAAGAAGATTTCTCTAAAGCCAATTTCCCAGCAAAACATATGTTGAAAGATGGAAGATTAATTGAACAATATGCTTCTCAACTTAATTTGAATACGAAAGTAATAAATGCTTTGAATTCTGTTCTTGAAGAAACAGTTAAATCAGGTTATGCTGAGCAAGATTACTCATCAGTATACAAAGCAATTGTGAAATAA